GACGACCGGCAGCTCCTGAAGGCGTTGCACTGGTACGACGGGTTCGTGGTCTGCCTGGCCAACCCTGGCTTTCTCATCGCCAGCCTCGGCGCGTCCATCGGCACCCTCGGCGCGCTGGGCGCCTTCGTGCTGTGGACGCTGTCGATGCTGATCGGGGTCGCCCAGAACAAGATCTACTCCGAGCCGGCGACCATGTTCCCCGACCGCTCCGGCGGCATCCCGATCTACGCCCACGAGGGCTGGCGCCGCTATTGCACCTTCGTCGGACCCATGGCCGCGATCGGCTACTGGGCCGGCTGGACGGTCGTGCTCGCGATCAACGGCCTGGTCATCGGCTCGCTGGTGCAGGCGCAGTGGTTCCCCAACGCGACCTGGACGATCGACGTCGGCGTGACGCTCACGCTGCCGCGCCTCATCGCCATCCTGTTGATCGTGGCGGTGTGGGCCTTCAACGCCCTCGGCGTCAAGCCGGCGCTGTGGGTCGCCTATGTGACCGCCGCCCTGCTGGTCATCCCGCTCGCGCTGTTCATGATCTTCCCCTACCTCACCGGCTACTTCCGCCCGCACAACCTCACCTGGCTCGTTGACGACACCGGCGGCTCGCTGGGGAACAGCTGGCGGCTCGCGCTGGTCTGGTTCTACCTGATGGGGTGGTCGTCGTACGGCGTCGAGTCGGCCGCCACCTTCGCGCCCGAGTACCAGGACCCGGAGCACGACACCGCTCTGGCCCTGCGGCGCTCGGCCGCGTTCTCGCTGGTCGTCTACGCGCTGCTGCCGCTTGGAGTAGGCGGCGTGCTGTCGGCCGACAAGATCGCCGCAGGCGCCGTCGACTACTCCTTCTACGTCGCCGCGATCAACAAGATGATCGGCGTGGGCGCGAACTTCATCCTGCCGCTGCTGATCGCCGCGTTCATCCTGGCCATGAACACCGCCACCATGGACGGGTCGCGCGCCCTGTACGGCATCTCCAAGACGGGGATGACCATCAAGTGGCTCGGGCGCCTGAACCGCTTCCACGTACCGGCGCGGGCCATGACCGTGGACATGGTCGTGAATATCGTGGTGGTGCTGACGCTCACCAACACCATCGCGATCCTCGCCGCGAGCAACCTCGGCTACATCCTGTGCCATGTGTTCGCGCTGACGGCCATCCTGCTGCTGCGCCGGGACCTGGCCACCTGGCCGCGGCCGCTGCCCCTGTCGTCGCTGTGGCTGTGGGTCGCGGGCATCCTGGCAGCCGCCAACCTCGCCTTCGTGCTGATCGGCGCGCCGTCGTTCAGCCTCACCGGCTACGGCGGCTACAAGGAGCTCCTCATCGGCCTCCTCACGCTGGTCGCCGCGTGCGTGCTGTACGCCTACCGGCGAGTGGCCGAGGACCGCGAGCCGCTGCGGCTGCGGGACCTGTCCCCGACCTCGCCCATGCCGACGGGCGTGCCCGCGACCGAGGCAGACAGCTATCACCGCGGTAATCAAACGGGGTGATGCTGTTTCGCGTTTCCGCTGGTGAGCAGCCTGACAAGTCACACCGTTTGGCTGCCCCGTAGTAGGACGAGCGAGGAGGGCGGCACAGGCCTGCGCCCGTCGGTCACCTGCTGCTGTGGCGAGGTCGTGACACCACCGTCCTGCGGGGGCCTGCCCGGGTCCCTGCCCTCGAGCCCGGGTCCCTGCCCTCCTTGCCGCGCGGTCGTCGCTAGATCGTCCGCAGGCCGGCCAGGACCCGCTCGAGCAGGACGAGGTCGGGGCGCCCGCCGGAGCTCGCGGGTCGGTGCACGATCACGAGCCGCTCGTTGGCCATGTCGCTGACAAGGATCTTGGCGACGCCGAGAGGCAGGTCGAGGCAGGCGGAGATCTCAGCGACCGACAGCACGTCCCGGCACAGCATGGCGATCGAGCGCCGCTCGAAGCCGAGCGACGGCGCCGTGGCCTCGCCGTGGGAGGAGGTCGTGACCAAGGTCTCCAGCTCGAGGTCGTCGCGCTGGGAGTGGGTCCGGCCTCCGGTCACCGCGTAGGCGCGGACCAGGCGGCTCGGCCCCTCCGAGCTGTCGGCGCCGCCGGTGCTGCTCATCGCGCGTCCTTCTCCTCGCGACCAGGGGGCCGGGCGACCCGTGCCCGGCTAGTGCGGCATGTCATGCGCGCTCCCGGGGAGCAACGGGTCGGAGGGGTCGGCTGCGGGCTGGGTGTGCTGGTCTCTGGTCGCCTCCAGGCGGCCGTGCCGGAGACCGGCCCGGTAGCTGGTGAGCATATTCCGGATGTCGTCGGGCGAGCGGGTCAGCCCAGACGGTGGCGGTGGCGGCTGCGCCGTCGGCTGGGCCGTGGTGGCCAGCCCGGGAGCGAGATTCTCCTGCGGGGTCCTGCGCGGCAGGGCGCTCTCGGACATCTTCTCGGGTCGCAGCGGTGGGTGCGTGGTGGCCCAGGCACCGCCCTGGAACCACTCCGACCGGGCCGCCTCGAAGATCGGCAGGTCGCCGCCGCGACCGACGCTGGCCATGGCCGGCGCGGGCGGCGGCGGGAGCTGCGCGAGGCGGCTGTCCTGCGGGAACTCGCCGGCCTCGGTCATTGACAGCTGGGTCGCGCCCGGCTGGGTGAGCAAGCCCGGCGGGATCAGCACCAGCGCGGTCACGCCCCCGTACCAGGAGTGCCTGAGCTGGACCTTGATGCCGTAGCGCTGCGCGAGGCGGCTGACCACGAAGAAGCCGAGCAGACGCGACAGCGCGAAGTCGATCATCGGCGGGTTGGCGAGGCGCTCGTTCGCTGCGGCCAGCTGGTCGTCGGTCATGCCGATGCCGCAGTCCTCGATCTCGAGCAGGTGCCCGTTGGGCATGGCCTGCCCGGCGATCTTCACCGGCGTCTCCGGAGACGAGAAGGTCGTGGCGTTCTCGACCAGCTCGGCGAGCAGGTGCACGACGTCGTTGACCGCGTGGCCGGAGACCTGTACCTCGTCGACCGTGATCTGCTGGACCCTGGTGAAGTCCTCGACCTCGGAGATGGCCGCGCGAATCACGTCGGCGAGGGGGACGGGCTCGCTCCAGCGTCGCGCGGACTCGGCGCTTGAGAGGACGATCAGGTTCTCGGCGTTGCGCCGCA
This window of the Actinomycetes bacterium genome carries:
- a CDS encoding APC family permease; this translates as MDQPVLQRATVQVDDRQLLKALHWYDGFVVCLANPGFLIASLGASIGTLGALGAFVLWTLSMLIGVAQNKIYSEPATMFPDRSGGIPIYAHEGWRRYCTFVGPMAAIGYWAGWTVVLAINGLVIGSLVQAQWFPNATWTIDVGVTLTLPRLIAILLIVAVWAFNALGVKPALWVAYVTAALLVIPLALFMIFPYLTGYFRPHNLTWLVDDTGGSLGNSWRLALVWFYLMGWSSYGVESAATFAPEYQDPEHDTALALRRSAAFSLVVYALLPLGVGGVLSADKIAAGAVDYSFYVAAINKMIGVGANFILPLLIAAFILAMNTATMDGSRALYGISKTGMTIKWLGRLNRFHVPARAMTVDMVVNIVVVLTLTNTIAILAASNLGYILCHVFALTAILLLRRDLATWPRPLPLSSLWLWVAGILAAANLAFVLIGAPSFSLTGYGGYKELLIGLLTLVAACVLYAYRRVAEDREPLRLRDLSPTSPMPTGVPATEADSYHRGNQTG
- a CDS encoding DUF742 domain-containing protein, with translation MSSTGGADSSEGPSRLVRAYAVTGGRTHSQRDDLELETLVTTSSHGEATAPSLGFERRSIAMLCRDVLSVAEISACLDLPLGVAKILVSDMANERLVIVHRPASSGGRPDLVLLERVLAGLRTI